The window GAGGTCGAGGGAGGTTGTTGAATTCCGTAGAAGTCGTCAATTTACACTGATTCGTTGTGTTCATGTTTTTCCACGCCCTGATCAATCGGTATCTCCCGTCATCGCCGTGAGTCCAGTCCCAACGCCGACCACGATCGCTCCCACGCCGCACCAGTCTGCCGTATCGATTCGCTCCGGCACCGTCGAGTTCGCGGGCGGTCATCGGGCTGTTGCATCGGTCGATGTGGACGTCCGGCGAGCGGAGCGACTGGCGATCGTGGGCCAAAGCGGTTGTGGCAAAACGACACTGCTGAGAGTGATCGCGGGGCTGCAAGGACTCACCAGTGGCGATTGCCATCGCAGCACCGATTCGACCTCCTTCGTATTTCAGCAACCTGCGTTATTACCGTGGCGGCGCGTCCTCGACAACGTCACGCTCCCACTGGAGCTCCACGCTCGCAGGCGGCTTGCTCATCGAGATAGCGGGGCGTCGCCGTCACCGCGTCAACTGGCCCTCGCCGCCCTCGCCGAGGTGGAGCTGAGTAACGCCATCGATCGGTTCCCTCATCAGCTCTCCGGGGGCATGAAAATGCGCGTCTCCATCGCTCGGGCGCTTGTGACACGTCCTGATCTGCTGCTACTCGATGAACCATTCGCTGCGCTGGATGACCTACTGCGGACGCAACTGGGCAGCTTGGTCACCCAGCTCTGGCGCGTCCACCAGTTCACCATGGTACTGGTGACACACAACATCGCCGAGGCAATCGCCCTGAGTGATCGCATTTGTATCATGCACGCAGGCCGGATCGAGGCGGTCTTTGACAATCCGATCGCGAGCGTGACAAGCGATGTGGCATCGGACAGCGAGTCCGACGTGCGACGGACCGCAGCCT of the Allorhodopirellula heiligendammensis genome contains:
- a CDS encoding ABC transporter ATP-binding protein: MSPVPTPTTIAPTPHQSAVSIRSGTVEFAGGHRAVASVDVDVRRAERLAIVGQSGCGKTTLLRVIAGLQGLTSGDCHRSTDSTSFVFQQPALLPWRRVLDNVTLPLELHARRRLAHRDSGASPSPRQLALAALAEVELSNAIDRFPHQLSGGMKMRVSIARALVTRPDLLLLDEPFAALDDLLRTQLGSLVTQLWRVHQFTMVLVTHNIAEAIALSDRICIMHAGRIEAVFDNPIASVTSDVASDSESDVRRTAAFGEFYGVITDRLRAAAGP